Proteins found in one Quercus robur chromosome 2, dhQueRobu3.1, whole genome shotgun sequence genomic segment:
- the LOC126712621 gene encoding cysteine protease XCP1-like — protein sequence MVLSSYSKALIACSACLLACSALAHDFSIVGYSPNDLTSIGKLIELFESWMSKHNKSYESIEEKLHRLEIFKDNLEHIDDTNKKVSNYWLGLNEFADLSHEEFKNMYLGLNDALPKKRQSPEEFAYRDVTDLPKSVDWRKKGAVTNIKNQGSCGSCWAFSTIAAVEGINQIVTGNLTSLSEQELIDCDTKFNSGCNGGLMDYAFAYIVSSGGIHKEEDYPYLMKEGTCEMKRGESNVVTISGYHDVPQNNELSLLKALANQPLSVAIEASSRDFQFYSGGIFDGHCGTELDHGVAAVGYGTSKGLDYIIVKNSWGPKWGEKGYIRMKRNNGKPEGICGIYKMASYPTKRK from the exons atggttctttCTTCATATTCTAAGGCACTCATTGCCTGCTCCGCATGCCTTTTGGCTTGTTCTGCTTTAGCTCACGATTTCTCCATCGTGGGCTATTCGCCAAACGATTTGACATCCATTGGTAAACTCATTGAGCTCTTTGAATCGTGGATGTCAAAACACAACAAAAGTTATGAGAGTATTGAGGAAAAGTTGCATAGATTAGAGATTTTCAAGGATAATTTGGAACACATCGACGACACTAATAAAAAGGTTAGTAACTACTGGCTTGGATTAAATGAGTTTGCAGATTTGAGCCATGAAGAGTTCAAAAATATGTATCTGGGGCTGAACGATGCCTTGCCTAAGAAGAGGCAGTCCCCAGAAGAATTCGCTTATAGAGATGTCACGGATTTGCCCAAGTCTGTGGATTGGAGGAAGAAAGGAGCGGTCACTAATATCAAGAACCAGGGATCATGTG GTAGTTGCTGGGCATTTTCGACCATAGCTGCAGTTGAGGGCATAAACCAAATCGTTACAGGAAATTTGACTTCACTGTCTGAGCAAGAGCTAATTGATTGTGACACAAAGTTCAATAGTGGCTGCAATGGGGGTCTCATGGATTATGCGTTTGCTTACATCGTCTCTAGTGGAGGAATTCATAAAGAAGAAGACTACCCTTACCTTATGAAAGAAGGGACTTGTGAGATGAAAAGG ggAGAGTCGAATGTAGTGACCATAAGTGGCTACCATGACGTGCCGCAAAACAATGAACTAAGCCTTCTGAAGGCACTTGCAAACCAGCCCCTCAGTGTGGCTATTGAGGCTTCTAGTAGAGACTTTCAATTCTATAGTGGG GGTATTTTTGATGGCCATTGTGGAACTGAGCTAGATCATGGTGTGGCTGCGGTTGGATATGGgacatcaaagggtttggattaCATCATTGTGAAGAATTCATGGGGACCGAAATGGGGAGAGAAAGGCTACATAAGGATGAAGAGAAACAATGGCAAGCCTGAAGGGATATGTGGAATCTACAAAATGGCTTCTTATCCTACTAAAAGGAAGTAA
- the LOC126712622 gene encoding probable inorganic phosphate transporter 1-9 has translation MALKVLSALDGARTQFYHFKAIIIAGMSLFTDAYDLFCIPSIMILIGRIYYEKNKYVTPTKVVSIMAAIALVGTAIGQVVFGRLGDLVGRRRVYGIALMIMVLSSIGCGFSICTTKNCVLVSMGLFRFILGLGIGGDYPLSATIMSEFANKRTRGAFIGAVFSMQGFGILATSAVTVVVCEIFKSTANGASKDQTTKVSDIAWRLILMLGAIPAGLTFYWRMKMPETARYTALVEQNIVQATMDMEKVMEIPMDQIVEDNLLPPTLPPYPLLSKQFFQRHGRDLFSCSFTWFLVDIAFYSSNFFQSRIYYDHLRTNDENTNAYKDALNFATFQVIIAACFTIPGYWFTVYFIDRIGRVKIQMMGFFLMALVYLALGISYHAWTKNKQNKGFLILYGLTFFFANFGPNTTTFIVPAELFPARFRSTCHGISGAIGKVGAIIGSVGFVWVKNHKKDGKPKVIDDMAASFIILAGVCLLGTAVTYFFTRETMGRSLEENED, from the exons ATGGCGTTAAAAGTTCTTTCCGCCCTTGACGGTGCAAGAACTCAGTTCTACCATTTCAAGGCCATCATTATAGCTGGCATGAGCCTCTTCACTGACGCCTATGACCTCTTCTGTATCCCTTCGATTATGATACTCATCGGAAGGATCTACTACGAGAAGAACAAATATGTGACCCCAACTAAGGTTGTGTCCATCATGGCGGCCATCGCTCTTGTGGGTACCGCAATTGGTCAAGTAGTATTCGGTAGGCTCGGTGATCTAGTCGGTAGGCGCCGCGTGTATGGGATCGCATTGATGATCATGGTGCTGAGTTCCATTGGATGTGGGTTCTCTATATGCACCACAAAGAACTGTGTTCTGGTGAGTATGGGGTTGTTCAGGTTTATTCTGGGCTTAGGGATTGGCGGGGACTACCCTTTATCGGCCACGATTATGTCGGAGTTCGCTAACAAGAGGACCCGTGGTGCTTTTATAGGAGCCGTGTTTTCAATGCAGGGCTTTGGGATCTTGGCTACTTCGGCGGTCACCGTGGTGGTGTGCGAAATATTTAAAAGTACTGCAAATGGAGCGTCAAAAGATCAGACGACCAAGGTCTCAGATATCGCATGGAGGTTAATACTGATGCTTGGTGCAATTCCAGCTGGGTTAACATTTTATTGGCGAATGAAGATGCCCGAAACTGCCAG ATATACAGCTTTGGTTGAACAAAATATCGTCCAAGCGACTATGGACATGGAGAAGGTGATGGAAATTCCAATGGATCAGATTGTGGAAGATAACTTACTGCCACCTACTCTACCGCCTTATCCCCTCCTCTCCAAGCAATTTTTTCAACGCCATGGCCGCGATTTATTCTCTTGCTCCTTCACATGGTTTCTTGTTGATATTGCTTTTTACAGCAGCAACTTCTTCCAATCTCGCATATATTATGACCATCTCCGAACGAATGATGAAAACACGAATGCCTATAAAGATGCTTTAAATTTTGCAACATTTCAAGTAATTATTGCAGCATGTTTTACAATTCCAGGCTACTGGTTCACTGTTTATTTCATTGATAGGATTGGAAGAGTCAAAATCCAAATGATGGGTTTTTTCCTCATGGCACTGGTTTATTTAGCACTTGGGATATCCTATCATGCatggacaaaaaataaacagaaTAAAGGTTTCTTAATTCTCTATGGCCTCACCTTTTTCTTCGCAAACTTTGGACCGAACACAACCACTTTTATAGTGCCAGCAGAGCTTTTCCCGGCAAGATTTAGATCAACATGTCATGGAATTTCTGGGGCTATTGGGAAGGTAGGGGCAATTATTGGCTCGGTAGGATTTGTATGGGTTAAAAATCACAAAAAGGATGGTAAGCCAAAAGTAATTGATGATATGGCTGCCTCATTTATAATACTTGCTGGAGTTTGTTTGCTGGGGACGGCAGTGACTTATTTTTTCACGCGTGAAACTATGGGAAGATCATTAGAGGAGAATGAGGATTAA
- the LOC126712620 gene encoding protein CUP-SHAPED COTYLEDON 3 — MLTMEEILRELAGEELKEQGLPPGFRFHPTDEELITFYLASKVFNGAFCGVEIAEVDLNRCEPWELPDVAKMGEREWYFFSLRDRKYPTGLRTNRATGAGYWKATGKDREVYSASSGALLGMKKTLVFYKGRAPRGEKTKWVMHEYRLDGDFSYRHTCKEEWVICRIFHKAGEKKNPLFQGQSYLLEAASSPTSGSLPPLLETPTTTLLECQSQNSMQDLQNHFLINQQENDLKSLINPVMSQSHLFPINGFQVQPSLSPIHTTITSSTSVATNKNTDTTNNPSPSPLPSMLFKSLLSHQECTFKEHVTIQKQCKTEGNFSHFQLPAEANLQRMMDRTLPNTYQNQNPLLFQVDCGLLGLSALASAPTTDATVHDMSTSIAFNRAGFHMMLDTPMRIHGESWPLDA; from the exons ATGTTGACAATGGAAGAGATCCTGCGTGAGCTTGCTGGTGAGGAATTAAAGGAGCAGGGCTTGCCACCAGGGTTTAGGTTTCACCCAACTGATGAAGAACTTATAACCTTTTATCTGGCTTCCAAAGTGTTTAATGGAGCCTTTTGTGGTGTGGAGATTGCAGAGGTTGACCTTAATAGATGTGAGCCGTGGGAGCTTCCAG ATGTGGCAAAGATGGGTGAGAGAGAGTGGTACTTCTTCAGCTTAAGAGACAGGAAGTACCCAACTGGGTTAAGAACAAACAGAGCAACCGGAGCTGGGTACTGGAAAGCAACAGGAAAAGACAGAGAAGTGTACAGTGCTTCAAGTGGAGCCCTACTTGGGATGAAGAAGACCCTTGTTTTCTACAAAGGCAGAGCCCCACGTGGCGAGAAGACCAAGTGGGTCATGCATGAGTACCGCCTTGACGGTGACTTCTCCTATCGCCACACGTGTAAG GAGGAATGGGTGATTTGCAGGATTTTCCACAAAGCCGGGGAGAAGAAAAATCCACTTTTTCAAGGACAAAGCTATCTTCTGGAAGCTGCTTCATCACCCACAAGTGGTTCCTTGCCTCCATTGCTAGAAACCCCAACTACAACTTTATTAGAATGTCAATCTCAGAACTCAATGCAGGATCTCCAAAATCATTTTTTGATCAATCAACAAGAAAATGACCTCAAAAGCCTGATAAACCCAGTTATGTCTCAATCCCACCTATTCCCAATAAATGGATTCCAAGTCCAACCCTCCCTTTCACCCATTCACACCACAATCACAAGCAGCACCTCAGTCGCTACAAACAAAAACACAGACACCACCAACAACCCATCGCCATCACCACTACCATCGATGCTCTTCAAGTCCCTGCTCTCACATCAAGAGTGCACTTTTAAGGAACACGTGACTATTCAAAAACAGTGCAAGACAGAGGGAAACTTTTCCCATTTCCAATTACCAGCCGAAGCTAACTTGCAACGGATGATGGATAGGACTCTCCCAAACacatatcaaaatcaaaacccattgcTTTTTCAGGTTGATTGTGGTTTGTTGGGGCTCTCAGCACTTGCTTCTGCTCCTACTACGGATGCCACTGTTCATGATATGTCCACTTCAATTGCTTTCAACAGGGCTGGCTTTCATATGATGTTAGATACTCCAATGAGGATCCATGGAGAATCTTGGCCCTTGGATGCTTAA